In Haloimpatiens massiliensis, the following are encoded in one genomic region:
- a CDS encoding MFS transporter has protein sequence MGKISNKYKALLKETNYIKESTATLISRFGDGVDTIAFSWLVYSITGSTLLVATLFAVNGLPSLIFGICSGVICKYIAEKKIMAICDFGRGICVAIIALLSILGNLKVWHLYVITFMNSSFEAFRSPASTSIFPEIISKENIDNGIALCTSLNRISELLGYAIAPILIATVGLGGTIMVDSVTFIICGVIILTLKVSNKIKKDNAITIKGCFTDLKEGFKYIVKDKFILNVCLFSCVINALIVPYNALLAPYAVQVLKKGNEVISIMSITLVLGMSIGSLFVPKLKELIGGHKVFILGGWIIGLTYCILSLLGKIPSNLVYLSSGANTLIMGFGIVFLSFVLQIAMFKRISQEYLARVASLFNALALCAAPITSCIVGLVSKMITLEQIFLIFGIIILIIFTIQIFNKHIKEFNKC, from the coding sequence ATGGGTAAAATAAGTAATAAATATAAAGCTTTATTAAAAGAGACTAATTATATTAAAGAATCTACTGCTACTTTAATTTCTAGATTTGGAGATGGTGTTGATACTATTGCCTTTTCATGGCTTGTTTATTCAATTACGGGATCTACATTGTTAGTTGCCACTTTATTTGCTGTTAATGGGCTTCCTAGTCTTATTTTTGGAATATGCTCAGGTGTAATATGTAAATATATTGCTGAGAAAAAAATAATGGCTATATGCGATTTTGGAAGAGGAATATGTGTAGCAATAATTGCGCTATTAAGTATATTAGGGAATTTGAAGGTTTGGCATCTATATGTAATCACCTTTATGAATTCATCTTTTGAAGCTTTTAGATCTCCAGCATCCACTAGTATATTTCCTGAAATAATAAGCAAGGAGAACATAGACAACGGTATAGCATTATGTACATCTTTAAATAGGATTTCTGAATTGTTAGGATATGCTATAGCCCCAATATTAATAGCTACAGTTGGTTTAGGTGGAACAATAATGGTAGATTCAGTAACTTTTATAATATGTGGAGTTATTATATTGACGCTAAAAGTATCCAATAAGATAAAGAAAGACAATGCTATTACTATAAAGGGATGTTTTACGGATTTGAAAGAAGGTTTCAAATATATTGTAAAAGATAAATTTATTTTAAATGTATGTTTATTTTCATGTGTTATAAATGCACTAATAGTACCATATAATGCTCTTTTAGCTCCTTATGCAGTTCAGGTATTGAAAAAAGGTAATGAAGTTATTTCCATAATGAGTATAACATTGGTACTAGGCATGTCTATTGGTTCACTTTTTGTACCAAAATTAAAAGAGTTAATCGGAGGACACAAAGTATTTATATTAGGAGGGTGGATTATAGGATTAACTTATTGTATTTTGTCACTTTTAGGAAAAATACCTAGCAACTTAGTATATCTTTCTTCTGGTGCAAATACATTAATTATGGGATTTGGAATTGTATTCTTAAGTTTTGTTCTTCAGATAGCTATGTTCAAAAGAATATCACAAGAATATCTAGCAAGAGTAGCTTCATTATTTAATGCATTGGCATTATGTGCTGCCCCTATTACATCCTGTATAGTAGGTTTGGTATCTAAAATGATTACATTAGAGCAAATATTTCTCATATTCGGAATAATTATATTAATAATTTTTACTATACAAATATTTAATAAACACATCAAAGAGTTTAATAAATGTTAA
- a CDS encoding B12-binding domain-containing radical SAM protein, which yields MKKIVFINSVNDIRKKNNFSIGSFSLGTILRKHGYFVRIIDFDYLMNSSIIKNNFNKTRQNIHTMCDYIINNQPNVVCFYTMSNSYYLTIKLAKLLKSKNPNIKIVFGGPQATLTARKTLEICGEWIDAIGLGEGESSIVNIIDNLINNTEFTDEIGVAYLKNGEIILNKTVLIDNLDDLEMIDYSLLEGTFEESIDLDVGRGCPFACKYCSTKTFWKRNFRLKSSERIIKEIEDLNQRFNINKFNFEHDLFTANKKKVLDFCDKLISSNININWTCSSRADTLDEELISKMREAGCEAVFLGIESGSTKMQKIINKNLNLNKALETTTLLKKYNMEIVTSFIYGFPEENENDVNDTIEMIYKMIRIGVHRTQLHLFSLFPGTQYYEELKNNLYLSKQIPDGSCSIYVDNDSMYFIEKNKEVFPQYLDFKVSIREDLKFLDIYILTYSRVLMKYMNTTYKFLIKNVFGNHLKLFKKFREVNIEQLKLYENLIYKIQLNPKNCIRDLGNLINSCDFENKDILYEIYLFESDIVNFIYYSQNDKFLNSYKYDVYTIKSCNLDLKLAKHENTNICFTRLNNNNDLNIKKVV from the coding sequence ATGAAAAAAATAGTATTCATAAACTCTGTAAATGATATAAGGAAAAAAAATAATTTTTCAATTGGTTCATTTAGCTTAGGAACTATATTAAGAAAGCATGGATATTTTGTAAGAATAATTGACTTTGATTATTTAATGAATTCATCAATAATAAAAAATAATTTTAACAAGACTAGACAGAATATTCATACAATGTGCGATTATATAATAAACAATCAACCCAATGTTGTGTGCTTTTATACTATGAGCAATTCTTATTATTTAACAATTAAGTTAGCAAAATTATTAAAAAGTAAGAACCCAAATATAAAGATTGTATTTGGTGGACCACAAGCAACCTTAACTGCTAGAAAAACATTAGAAATATGTGGTGAATGGATTGATGCAATAGGTCTTGGAGAAGGAGAAAGTAGTATAGTCAATATAATAGATAATTTGATTAATAATACAGAGTTTACAGATGAAATAGGTGTTGCATATTTAAAGAATGGTGAAATTATACTTAATAAAACAGTATTAATAGATAATTTAGACGACTTAGAAATGATAGACTATTCCTTATTAGAAGGAACTTTTGAAGAAAGTATAGATTTAGACGTAGGTAGAGGGTGCCCTTTTGCATGTAAGTATTGTTCTACAAAAACTTTTTGGAAAAGAAATTTTAGGTTAAAAAGTTCAGAAAGAATTATAAAAGAAATAGAAGATCTTAATCAACGTTTTAATATAAATAAATTTAATTTTGAACATGACTTATTTACTGCTAATAAGAAAAAAGTATTAGATTTTTGTGACAAGCTAATTAGTTCTAATATAAATATAAATTGGACATGCAGTTCTAGAGCAGATACATTGGATGAAGAATTAATTAGTAAAATGAGGGAAGCTGGATGTGAAGCTGTATTTTTAGGTATAGAAAGTGGATCTACGAAGATGCAAAAAATAATAAATAAGAATTTAAATTTAAATAAAGCTTTAGAAACAACTACTTTATTAAAAAAATATAATATGGAAATAGTTACTTCGTTTATATATGGATTTCCTGAAGAAAATGAAAACGATGTCAATGATACAATTGAAATGATTTATAAGATGATAAGAATAGGTGTTCATAGAACCCAACTTCATTTATTTTCATTATTTCCAGGGACTCAATATTATGAGGAATTAAAAAATAACTTATATTTATCAAAGCAAATTCCTGATGGTTCATGCAGTATATATGTGGATAATGATAGTATGTATTTCATTGAAAAAAATAAAGAAGTATTTCCTCAATATTTGGATTTTAAGGTTAGTATTAGAGAAGATTTGAAATTTTTAGATATATATATATTAACTTATTCAAGAGTATTAATGAAATATATGAATACAACATATAAATTTCTAATTAAGAATGTATTTGGAAATCATTTGAAGCTTTTTAAAAAATTTAGAGAAGTAAATATTGAACAACTTAAATTGTATGAAAATCTAATTTATAAAATACAATTAAATCCTAAAAATTGTATAAGAGACTTGGGGAATTTAATTAATTCATGCGATTTTGAAAACAAAGATATTTTATATGAAATATATTTATTTGAATCAGATATTGTTAATTTTATTTATTATAGTCAGAACGATAAATTTTTAAATAGTTATAAATATGATGTATACACAATTAAAAGTTGTAATTTAGATTTAAAATTAGCTAAACATGAAAACACTAACATATGTTTTACACGATTAAATAATAATAATGATTTAAATATTAAAAAAGTAGTATAA
- a CDS encoding glycerophosphodiester phosphodiesterase: MSFTKIQAHRGASAYAPENTMAAFKKAIDMKADGIELDVHLSKDGHLIVMHDEYLNRTSNGKGLIANYTLEELKKLDAGSWFGKEFKGEKIPTLDEVLELICKTELFVNIEIKAGYRIYPNIEEKVLTCLQKYNMLDRCIISSFDHYSLVRVKELNPNVKTGLLYGASLYEPWEYAKFIKVNALHPLYLTLDRHFIEEAYAHNLDINTYTVNDEKVMRELAAARISGIITNYPDKAKKIVSEVQEG; this comes from the coding sequence ATGAGCTTTACAAAAATTCAAGCCCACAGAGGTGCCTCTGCTTATGCTCCTGAAAACACCATGGCTGCTTTTAAAAAGGCTATAGATATGAAAGCTGATGGCATAGAGCTAGATGTACACCTATCAAAAGATGGTCATCTTATAGTAATGCATGATGAATATTTAAATAGGACTTCAAATGGAAAAGGATTAATTGCAAATTATACCTTAGAGGAATTAAAAAAACTAGATGCAGGTTCTTGGTTTGGAAAAGAATTTAAAGGTGAAAAAATTCCAACTTTAGATGAAGTTTTAGAACTTATTTGTAAGACCGAACTTTTTGTAAATATAGAAATTAAGGCTGGCTATAGAATATATCCTAATATAGAGGAAAAAGTTTTAACTTGTTTACAAAAGTACAATATGCTAGATAGGTGTATAATTTCTTCCTTTGATCATTATTCACTAGTTAGAGTAAAGGAATTAAACCCTAATGTAAAAACTGGGCTTTTATATGGCGCTTCATTATATGAACCTTGGGAATATGCCAAATTTATAAAAGTCAATGCTCTCCATCCTCTATATTTAACTTTAGATAGACATTTTATAGAAGAGGCCTATGCTCATAATTTAGATATAAATACCTATACAGTAAATGATGAAAAAGTAATGCGAGAACTTGCTGCTGCTAGAATATCCGGTATAATAACCAACTACCCTGACAAAGCTAAAAAAATAGTAAGTGAGGTTCAGGAGGGTTAA
- a CDS encoding MFS transporter, which translates to MDTKNSKLNYKKTFILGFGFFAISLVWPLYNVYVPIFLRDFLNSQFAINSIMTLDNILAVTLIPIVGSLSDRTNTRFGRRMPYLMVGIPISALMFILLPNYSSFLNFMIIITILNFSMAIYRAPTVALMPDITPSHLRSEANGIINFMGGLASVFVLIGGSFLYKANKNYPFLGTAILMFLTLFILMKFIKEPKNINVEKEEKISIISSLKDICKDKDKTTLYILLAVFFWFVGYQGVEATFSNYCVQFLKLPVTKASFILGFFALSFLIFAIPAGFIGGKLGKRKTILIGISGDVIVFILLSLIGTLFPLNQLLMLILMAIGGFFWALININSYPMVVEMTTEDKIGTYTGLYYFSSSLAAILGPLFLGGLIDLIGFKFMFLFTALAYAFAWICIHNTSKQYS; encoded by the coding sequence ATGGATACTAAAAATTCTAAATTAAATTATAAAAAAACCTTCATACTTGGCTTTGGTTTCTTTGCCATAAGCCTTGTATGGCCTCTTTATAATGTTTATGTACCAATATTTTTAAGGGATTTTCTTAATAGTCAATTTGCTATCAATTCTATTATGACATTAGATAACATACTAGCAGTAACACTGATTCCAATTGTTGGTTCTCTAAGTGACAGAACCAATACAAGATTTGGAAGAAGAATGCCTTATCTTATGGTAGGCATACCTATTTCTGCTTTAATGTTTATTTTGCTTCCTAATTACTCAAGTTTTCTGAATTTTATGATAATTATTACTATATTAAATTTTTCCATGGCAATATATAGAGCACCAACCGTTGCACTTATGCCTGATATAACTCCATCGCACTTAAGAAGCGAAGCCAATGGAATAATTAATTTTATGGGCGGACTAGCTTCTGTATTTGTGCTCATCGGTGGATCATTTTTATATAAAGCTAACAAAAATTATCCTTTCCTTGGAACAGCAATTTTAATGTTCTTAACCTTATTTATACTGATGAAGTTCATAAAGGAACCTAAGAATATTAATGTAGAAAAAGAAGAAAAAATAAGCATAATTTCTTCATTAAAAGATATTTGCAAAGACAAGGATAAAACTACTCTTTATATTTTACTTGCAGTATTCTTCTGGTTTGTAGGTTATCAAGGTGTAGAAGCTACCTTCAGCAATTACTGTGTTCAATTCTTAAAACTCCCTGTTACTAAAGCTTCTTTTATACTTGGATTTTTTGCTCTTTCATTTTTAATTTTTGCTATTCCCGCTGGATTTATAGGTGGCAAACTTGGTAAGAGAAAAACTATACTTATAGGTATTTCTGGAGACGTGATTGTATTTATTCTTTTATCACTTATAGGTACTTTATTTCCATTGAATCAATTACTTATGCTGATTCTAATGGCCATAGGTGGATTTTTCTGGGCTCTTATCAATATAAATTCTTATCCTATGGTAGTGGAGATGACCACAGAAGATAAAATAGGCACCTATACAGGACTATACTATTTTTCTTCTTCCTTAGCTGCAATACTTGGGCCACTATTTTTAGGCGGCCTTATAGATTTAATAGGATTTAAATTCATGTTTTTATTTACAGCCTTAGCCTATGCTTTTGCATGGATTTGCATACACAATACCAGTAAACAATACTCTTAA
- the hydF gene encoding [FeFe] hydrogenase H-cluster maturation GTPase HydF, protein MNETPSANRKHIGIYGKTNAGKSALLNAIVGQQISLVSKVQGTTTDPVTKAMEFIPLGPVVFIDTAGLGDKSELGEIRVKRTLKELQRTDFALYVMDINDIDMDAYKETVTNFKKYSIPYMTVINKIDTTTEEIINKVKKEFHEAIFVSADTEKNIMELKSEIIKRMQEDEAELSILGELLPYDSKIILVVPIDSEAPKGRIILPQVQCIRDALDHGIKSYVVRDTELESALKDIKDVDLVITDSQAFKTVDNMVPNHIKLTSFSILFARHKGDLQTFLQGVKKIEDLKENSNILMWESCTHNTSHEDIGRVKIPRMLTKHLGNKLNFDFKGGQDAPENLEDYDLVIHCGACMHTRKTMLNRINMCREKGVAITNYGVVLAYLMGILDRSIEIFQL, encoded by the coding sequence ATGAACGAAACGCCTAGTGCTAATAGAAAACACATAGGTATATATGGAAAGACTAACGCGGGTAAGTCGGCACTTTTAAATGCAATTGTAGGTCAACAAATATCCTTGGTATCAAAGGTGCAGGGAACTACCACGGACCCTGTTACAAAAGCTATGGAGTTTATTCCACTAGGCCCAGTGGTGTTTATAGACACTGCGGGGCTTGGGGATAAAAGTGAATTAGGAGAAATTAGAGTTAAAAGAACTTTGAAGGAACTTCAAAGAACAGATTTCGCTTTATATGTTATGGATATAAATGATATTGATATGGACGCCTATAAAGAAACAGTGACTAATTTTAAAAAATACAGTATTCCGTATATGACAGTGATAAATAAAATTGACACTACTACTGAAGAGATCATAAATAAAGTTAAAAAAGAATTCCATGAGGCTATTTTTGTATCTGCAGATACAGAAAAAAACATTATGGAGCTTAAGAGTGAAATAATTAAAAGAATGCAAGAAGATGAAGCGGAACTTTCTATATTAGGGGAGTTACTTCCGTATGACAGCAAGATTATATTAGTAGTTCCTATAGATTCCGAGGCTCCAAAGGGAAGAATAATTTTACCTCAAGTTCAGTGTATAAGAGATGCCCTAGATCATGGTATAAAGAGTTATGTGGTGAGGGATACAGAATTAGAATCAGCTCTAAAAGATATTAAGGATGTGGATTTAGTAATTACAGATTCACAGGCATTTAAAACAGTGGATAATATGGTTCCAAATCACATAAAGTTAACTAGTTTTTCCATACTATTTGCAAGACATAAGGGGGATTTACAAACTTTTTTACAGGGAGTAAAAAAGATAGAAGATTTAAAGGAAAATTCTAATATACTTATGTGGGAAAGTTGCACTCACAATACTTCTCATGAAGACATAGGAAGAGTAAAAATACCTAGAATGTTAACTAAGCATTTAGGAAATAAGTTGAATTTTGATTTTAAAGGTGGGCAAGATGCCCCAGAAAATTTAGAGGATTATGATTTAGTAATTCACTGTGGTGCTTGCATGCATACTAGAAAAACCATGTTAAATAGAATAAATATGTGTAGAGAAAAGGGAGTTGCAATAACTAATTACGGAGTAGTTTTAGCATATTTAATGGGCATATTGGATAGAAGCATAGAAATTTTTCAATTATAA
- the hydG gene encoding [FeFe] hydrogenase H-cluster radical SAM maturase HydG: MFINQEHIENLLREAKNATKEDIQNVLEKAEKRNGLSHRDIAILLQIEDKVQLEKMYKIAGDIKKSIYGNRIVMFAPLYISDYCVNNCVYCGYQKCNQFKRRKLTMDEIQEEVKILEKMGHKRLALEAGEDPVNCPIDYVLDAIKAIYSTENKNGNIRRINVNIAATTVENYKKLKEAQIGTYILFQETYHKPTYEAMHPKCLKGDYEYHLTAFHRAMEAGIDDVGAGVLFGLSDPKFEVLSLMIHNEELEKEFGVGFHTISVPRLKKAEGMKLDMFPHLVDDDMFKKIVAVIRIAVPFTGIILSTRETAQIRKELLKYGVSQISAGSCTGVGGYKEHENCKNVEQFKTSDQRSPLEIIKALIDDGYIPSYCTACYRKGRTGDRFMSLAKSGQIHNVCTPNALTTLMEFVIDYGDEELYQKAEKLIRCEAEKIQREDVKNLVLDNIERLKKGERDLFV; this comes from the coding sequence ATGTTTATAAATCAAGAGCACATTGAAAACTTATTAAGGGAAGCTAAGAATGCAACTAAAGAAGATATACAAAATGTACTGGAAAAAGCAGAAAAAAGAAATGGTTTAAGTCACAGGGATATTGCTATTTTACTTCAAATAGAAGATAAGGTTCAACTAGAGAAAATGTATAAAATAGCTGGAGACATAAAAAAATCTATTTATGGTAATAGGATTGTTATGTTTGCACCTTTGTATATAAGTGATTATTGTGTAAATAATTGCGTATACTGCGGATATCAAAAATGCAACCAGTTTAAAAGAAGAAAATTAACTATGGACGAAATACAGGAAGAAGTAAAGATTCTAGAGAAAATGGGTCATAAGAGATTGGCACTAGAGGCCGGGGAAGATCCGGTAAATTGTCCTATAGATTATGTATTAGATGCCATAAAAGCTATATATAGTACGGAAAATAAAAACGGAAATATAAGAAGAATTAATGTGAATATAGCAGCTACTACTGTGGAAAATTACAAGAAACTAAAAGAGGCGCAAATAGGCACATACATATTATTCCAAGAAACTTATCACAAACCTACTTATGAAGCTATGCATCCAAAATGTTTAAAAGGGGATTATGAATATCACTTAACTGCCTTTCATAGAGCTATGGAAGCAGGTATAGATGACGTGGGTGCTGGAGTTTTATTTGGCCTTTCTGATCCTAAGTTTGAAGTGCTTTCTTTGATGATTCATAATGAAGAATTGGAAAAGGAATTTGGAGTGGGCTTTCATACCATATCTGTGCCAAGACTTAAAAAGGCAGAAGGTATGAAACTAGATATGTTTCCACACTTAGTGGATGATGATATGTTTAAGAAAATAGTTGCTGTAATTAGAATAGCTGTACCATTTACAGGAATAATACTATCCACTAGAGAAACAGCCCAAATAAGAAAGGAACTTTTAAAATATGGAGTATCTCAAATCAGCGCCGGATCTTGTACAGGGGTTGGTGGATACAAGGAGCATGAGAATTGTAAAAATGTAGAGCAGTTCAAAACATCAGATCAAAGAAGTCCACTGGAAATCATCAAAGCTTTAATAGATGATGGATATATACCAAGCTATTGTACGGCTTGTTATAGAAAGGGAAGAACTGGAGATAGATTTATGAGTCTTGCCAAATCAGGACAAATACACAATGTCTGTACTCCAAATGCTTTGACTACACTTATGGAATTTGTCATAGATTATGGTGATGAAGAATTATACCAAAAGGCAGAGAAGCTAATAAGATGTGAAGCTGAAAAAATTCAGAGAGAAGATGTAAAGAATTTAGTGCTTGATAATATAGAGAGATTAAAAAAAGGAGAGAGGGACCTGTTTGTTTAG
- the hydE gene encoding [FeFe] hydrogenase H-cluster radical SAM maturase HydE: MRSLIDKLYKENNLDKDKMLELLNNMNDKHKEYLTEKAHETRMKIYGNRVFMRGLIEFTSYCKRNCVYCGIRAGNKKAERYRLSLDEILNCCETGHRLGYRTFVLQGGEDEFYRDEKIVEIVKTIKEKYPENAITLSIGEKSYEAYEKYYEAGADRYLLRHETASKSLYEKLHPNASFENRRECLWNLKKIGYQVGAGFMVGLPGQKNENFVEDLMFLKELEPHMVGIGPFIPHKDTALAHELPGTVETTTTLLSIIRLLLPKVLLPATTALGSIDPLGREKGLKAGANVVMPNLSPTNVREKYSLYDGKICTGDEAAECRKCIEGRIIKAGFSLDMSRGDNVNWSRKLY; the protein is encoded by the coding sequence ATGAGAAGTCTCATAGATAAACTGTATAAAGAAAATAACTTGGATAAAGATAAAATGCTAGAACTTTTAAACAATATGAATGATAAGCATAAGGAATATCTTACCGAGAAGGCTCATGAAACTAGAATGAAGATTTATGGAAATAGAGTTTTTATGAGAGGACTTATAGAGTTTACCAGTTACTGCAAGAGAAATTGTGTTTACTGTGGCATAAGAGCAGGAAATAAAAAAGCAGAAAGATATAGATTATCCTTAGATGAAATTTTAAATTGCTGTGAAACAGGTCATAGGTTAGGTTATAGGACATTTGTACTTCAAGGCGGGGAAGACGAATTTTATAGGGATGAAAAAATAGTGGAAATAGTAAAGACTATAAAGGAGAAATATCCTGAAAATGCTATAACTCTTTCCATAGGAGAAAAGTCTTATGAAGCTTATGAAAAGTATTATGAGGCAGGTGCAGATAGATATTTATTAAGGCATGAAACTGCAAGCAAGAGTTTATATGAAAAGCTGCATCCTAACGCTAGTTTTGAAAATAGAAGAGAATGCCTTTGGAATTTAAAGAAAATAGGATATCAAGTGGGAGCAGGTTTTATGGTGGGGCTGCCGGGGCAAAAAAATGAAAACTTTGTGGAGGACCTTATGTTTTTAAAGGAATTAGAACCACATATGGTGGGTATAGGACCTTTTATTCCTCATAAAGATACAGCTTTAGCCCATGAATTACCAGGTACTGTGGAGACTACTACCACATTGCTTTCTATAATTAGACTACTTTTACCTAAGGTGCTGCTTCCAGCCACCACTGCCCTTGGAAGTATAGATCCTTTGGGAAGAGAAAAGGGACTTAAAGCTGGTGCAAATGTAGTTATGCCAAATTTATCACCTACAAATGTAAGGGAGAAATACTCCTTATATGATGGAAAGATTTGCACAGGAGATGAAGCGGCTGAATGTAGAAAATGCATAGAAGGCAGGATAATTAAAGCTGGTTTTTCTCTAGATATGTCTAGAGGAGATAATGTAAATTGGAGCAGGAAATTGTACTAA
- a CDS encoding TM1266 family iron-only hydrogenase system putative regulator — MKKIAVISAILEEPEKCQREFNQVIASFKGIVKGRMGIPFEEEGISVICITVMGDLDNINSLTGKLGNIPYVSVKTSISKKEV, encoded by the coding sequence ATGAAAAAAATTGCTGTAATAAGTGCCATATTAGAGGAACCAGAAAAGTGTCAAAGGGAATTCAATCAAGTTATAGCTAGTTTTAAGGGCATTGTTAAGGGGAGAATGGGTATACCCTTTGAGGAGGAAGGAATATCTGTAATTTGTATAACTGTAATGGGAGATTTAGATAATATAAATAGCCTTACAGGAAAGCTTGGGAATATACCTTATGTATCCGTAAAGACCTCTATATCTAAAAAAGAAGTATAA
- the hgcB gene encoding mercury methylation ferredoxin HgcB, whose protein sequence is MEYLKNVASLKLNEEKCTGCKMCINVCPHEVFVMEDKKAVIIRKDSCMECGACAQNCPSGAIEVKKAVG, encoded by the coding sequence ATGGAATACTTGAAAAATGTAGCATCCTTGAAATTAAATGAAGAAAAATGTACTGGGTGTAAGATGTGTATAAATGTATGTCCTCATGAAGTTTTTGTTATGGAAGATAAAAAAGCTGTTATAATTAGAAAAGATAGTTGTATGGAATGTGGTGCTTGTGCACAAAACTGCCCTTCTGGAGCTATTGAGGTTAAAAAAGCAGTGGGATGA
- the hgcA gene encoding mercury methylation corrinoid protein HgcA has protein sequence MVMDLKELDKKACUCEEKRDSSLELNISENHEENGKVYRNLNEAITGYIDTEIGSIPKIRTKLNYKDALGCIGIRLGINRKNYCIKPGIYAVGKPTKVSPVLVTANYKFTFDKLRKELEGLDIWIMVIDTKGINVWCAAGKGTFSHDEIIRKIKTTELSKVVVHKVLILPQLAAPGVSAKQVTKATGFRIIYGPIRAEDLKEFIKNRFKASERMRKVTFTFKERLVLTPLETIQNIKYLLLVFLLFLIVNYLLKIRGEMVNGVAYTSIINLSAYFIAILIGTVVFPILLPYLPFRAFSLKGLVLGVFWAIVVINFSTIFMISSNLLSYLGNGFLLTSLITYLALNFTGSTPYTCFSGVLKETLYAVPTVIICSLVGGILLIIQAI, from the coding sequence ATGGTCATGGACTTAAAGGAGTTAGACAAGAAAGCTTGTTGATGTGAAGAAAAAAGGGACTCTAGTTTAGAGTTGAATATATCTGAAAATCATGAAGAGAATGGAAAGGTTTATAGAAATTTAAATGAGGCAATTACAGGATATATAGATACTGAAATAGGATCAATACCGAAAATAAGGACAAAGCTTAATTATAAAGATGCATTAGGATGTATAGGCATAAGATTAGGTATAAATAGGAAAAATTATTGTATAAAGCCAGGTATATATGCTGTAGGAAAACCAACCAAGGTATCACCAGTTTTAGTAACCGCTAATTATAAATTTACCTTTGACAAATTAAGAAAAGAATTAGAGGGCTTAGATATTTGGATAATGGTTATAGATACTAAAGGAATAAATGTGTGGTGTGCAGCTGGAAAAGGTACCTTTAGTCATGATGAGATTATAAGAAAAATTAAAACTACAGAATTATCCAAAGTAGTGGTACATAAGGTTTTAATATTACCTCAATTGGCAGCACCAGGAGTTTCAGCTAAACAGGTAACAAAGGCCACTGGATTTAGAATAATATATGGACCAATAAGGGCAGAAGATTTAAAGGAATTTATAAAAAATAGATTTAAAGCTTCAGAGAGAATGAGAAAGGTTACCTTTACTTTTAAAGAAAGATTGGTACTTACACCTTTAGAAACAATACAAAATATAAAATATCTGTTATTAGTTTTTCTATTGTTTTTGATTGTAAATTATTTACTTAAAATAAGAGGGGAGATGGTAAATGGAGTGGCCTATACTAGTATAATTAATCTTTCAGCCTATTTTATTGCCATATTGATAGGGACAGTAGTATTTCCAATTTTATTGCCATATTTACCTTTCAGAGCATTTTCCCTAAAGGGACTTGTGCTGGGGGTATTTTGGGCTATAGTGGTTATTAATTTTTCCACTATATTTATGATTTCGTCTAATTTACTATCATATTTAGGAAATGGGTTTTTACTTACTTCATTAATAACATATTTAGCATTAAATTTTACAGGCTCCACTCCATATACTTGTTTTTCAGGAGTTCTGAAGGAAACTTTATATGCAGTTCCTACGGTAATCATATGCTCACTAGTGGGAGGAATACTTTTAATAATACAAGCTATATAA